Genomic window (Diorhabda carinulata isolate Delta chromosome 11, icDioCari1.1, whole genome shotgun sequence):
ctggaaaaagttGTCGGAGCTTTTAGTCTTCTTCTTGTTGGGCCCGGTACttttggaaccatcctcgtaaagCTACTGATTTAGTGTATCCTGATAACCATTTTTACTTCTTTCGACGACTAACTGAAGTGGATACAACATAATGAAGATAAGGATGAACCTGATGGTTTGAAGATCGAAATTGGTCTTCCGATAAGTCGTTCTTTCGCCTTCCTTGTCTTATCCACTAGATGCTCAACGTAACTTTTCAATATTCTCAAAGAATCCAGAGGAAAATCTAATGAAATGACTTATAGTTTCATAGTCAAGTCATACctacaaattttcttcatttttgattattttattgttcaGATGTGCAAATATGGTCgtttattatcgtttttttgTCTAAATTCCCAAATTACAACTGCCGTGTATAAGACTTGACCTCCTTAACAATGAACCTTCATAGCATTCCGTTCCTCGGAGCACTATCCTGTAATTCAGATAATTCAGAGATCATCCGGGATTTTTTCCAACTATCCCATTTTTACCCTTCCCCTTCTCGTATTCAgcacttttttattaaaaataagacATAAACATATTCAATAACACCATATGAAACTATTGGGCAACGTAGAATTTTGTAGATCTCCATTTTTGCGGTGCGATTCTTCAGtagattcaaattttcaaagtagATCCCAGATCTGGATTGTTTTCGGTTCTTGATACATTTCGAGCAGTTTCCATTGTTGTTGAAGGCTGTTACTATCTGAAAGGCTCTGTTTTCCATTGCAAAGTCTATTGCTTTTGAAGATTTAACCGCTAAACCGATCAAATACTTTTCACTTCCATTGATTATTAATTCGACTTCTTTAGCTTTCCTTCCAAGACTCCACCAGTCTAATTTTGCTTCTTGTTGTCAGCGTGATGTCATCAGGAACATATTTTGTACCCCGTTGATCAAAATGTTTAATCTCAAGTAGACACTTTCAGGTCTCCGAATGCCTGATCTGTTGAAGAACCTCCGATGTTAGTTTAACTGAGGAAAAGACCGAAGTATGTGGTACAATAAACAAGAGTGTTATGGAATTCGAAGCAGTATGCAGGTTCAGAATGAAGAAAACTGGAAGGTTCAAAAGAAAAATCTCGAGGAGGCATTCTAGGCACTTCCAGGCCCCTGAATGCGGCTATTAATTTGATCAGTTGATGAACCTCTGACGATAGTTTAACTGAGACAGTATGCAGGTTCAGATTGAAGGAAACTGGAAGATTCAAAAGAAAGTTTCTGGATCCTACACACAACAGCAATAAAAATGGAGAGTTACTTTACGTAATAagaaatgaaatgtttattagAAGCACTCTGTTTTAACACAAGGACATACCTCTTGGAACGGGGAAGCGATGTTCTGTGGCATCTTCATGGCTCTTTTTCTCGGATACGTGAGGATTTGCAGACAAACTCTGCTGAtggtaaataattaaaaatttatttttaacgaatCATTAcattaatttcacaaaaaatactTACTACTAAGCTGCCCAGAGAGGTGGAATGTCTTGAAGTATTAGTTCTAATGAATGTGCTAGTTGACGAAGATGTTGAAGGCACAAAAAAACTGTCCAACAATTGAAATTGGTTACCGAAACTTCATCCAGCCACTTACCATATACGCTTAAACAgtataatttctattaaaagtCTTTTGTAAGCTCCCAGGATCAATATTGTCTATTATATTGAGCAGTAATGAAGAAGTGGATCTGTCTTCTACGCCATATAagaaataactttgaaaatgcTACCAAACATCAACTGTTGTTTCAATACGAGAGCTGCAAGCTGTAAAGTTTGACGTACGATTGCTATTTGAGTTTTTacagatacttaaaacattcatcttggtcgaAGAATGGAGCGATAGTGGGCTttaacttttggtgatgaagcttCATCTCCAATCATCGTGTTTCGATGGTTTTCTAAATCCACTTTGCTACGAGAATAATTCCGTGAAGGTCGTTCAaatatttggctgtcaaaaatagTACAGCGAACCAAGCAAATCACCTCGCAATTTTAAAAAACCTTcatggattagtttgaaattttgacacaaGCTCAAAAATGATGCAAATGACAAACCTGATTTGGCGCCAATGTATGCTTCTACCCCAGGGGAGAATGCTACCTCTACTCGGGgggtggaaatttaaaaattcaaaataaaaccgggaatcgatagagaattgaattttatgaagaaaatatgaaatgaagttttttaattaactcaataataaaacacgtttttcaGGAAAAACTCGAGAATaacgcattttctggaaaaaattattcttatcaaaattgaagcttataaaaaaacaaacaaattagatagtttgaattaaattttttgaataatattcagcaacttatgagtcactgacagctaatttttttttgtaaatttatgtaGAGGTTTaagctcaaataacggaaaaactaacaatttttcataaaaaattgtaataaacatttttaaagaactttttcagacctttaaaattgtcggtaaatttgacaccatgtgcggcaaaattaaaattaatcgtagcccatgtaaaattatctcTGTTTAAACCTTAACAACAagttccaaaagtttgaatggtttacaacacgtatattttgaaaaaagttgtttaatgtgaaatttttttttcgattcgttttttcaaaatatctcaaaaactattggatcaacgaaaaaattttttgtaactaaaatttagcttttatttcactgaacattttgcttttttttaaactcatgtagcttaaaaattaaacgagatataagcgtttttatttagtatttatttcaatGCTAAATCTTTTTTAccctttaacatcaaaattctctGAAGAAAAGGGCCTAGAAGGGTTGCAACTATCATGGTTTTGTAGCttatgaaattccctacaaaatgatGTATGGATGAATGCAAAAATCTTAAAGGGAAGccgagttattattaaaaaaaccgaATACTTTCTAGAGATAATGCTGTAAAATCACGAAACGTGCAAGTTTTGATCTGTTTTGATCTATTTATTTGGTGgttgcattattaaaaatagtgaGGATGagctgtaaaatatcaaaatattaaagtcaggatacaaaacaatcaacatttagtatttttgaaccaattatagctttaattcattagttttcaatttattggggtaaggggtgattttcaccccttaaaaataaaGGGAATACTTTGCGACCAAGTCGGTTTTGAAGAGGAGGGTAAGAtgaacttaattccaaattttcaagaagGTTTCGGTCGATTTTAAGCTTGAATCAATTATCTCGAAACTTAAATAACGACCCTCGTATACACGATTGTCATAACggatttcaaacaaaattaaaaaaaaaactcaaaccGAGAAGAATCGTTTTTGCTTACaaacttttcgttttcttttgtCCAAAATCTCCCTTCGGAAATTGTTAGATAAACATAATCGAACGcaaccaccacaaccccagctttgcagaggagctattcctatatcagggtcTACTTTAACAAACCTTTCGTCCTTATAAAAATCCTCCTTATTTTAccaaactttaaccaacgaatTTCTCTCTTATTATAtggaattttcaatcaatattctacgtaagttttatttttgttttttgagatTCTTAATCGAATTGGATTTGCTGAATCCAGCCCTGTTTTCTGTATGTGTTTCATCccgtttattttcaaaagagaTCCTCCCATTTAACAGCGAACTCCGCCTCGACGTTTAGTATTTTACGCCTACTATTGGTGAATCTCTGGTAGATTTATAACATTTCGTTATATTTTCGGAACtattaagaaacatttttaacaTCCTTAATTTGTAGTAATTTCCATTTCCGGGCCTACAACAAGAAACATTCCGTTCACTTTTATTGTTAACGacagattatttatttttcttttagttgttgtataaatagaattttctttactaaaatttttattaaaatcctATTATCATTAACAAATCTACTCAAATCGATaaggaaattttgaattatttattatactactctataaaatttatgttttgtgTGTTAAGCGAATTTTGTATTTACTATGACCACCAAACAATATACTGACCGACAAAAGTACCCGTCCAATgataggaaaaatatttattaaaccctaacacgtaccacttttcaatagctcaattatgtatgtatgtaaagGCTGTTACTTTTGGAAATTCTTCGTTTTGTCATTATTGATAATCTTACTACTTTTCTTTTAGAAGTCTTTCTGCATCTTCTAGTATCAATAACAATGTCTTGCTGTCCCGATTGGGTTCTACTTCATCTGCTTTACCTTCAGGCTCTTCGAACACTTCCCCAAGTCTTGGTTCTTGCTATAAACACAaataagatttataaaaatatctattttcgattttccaatttttggtGATAAAGGGTGCAGCTAAAACTCTTCTGACTTGTCATGAATCTTGTAGTGAGATctaatctttcaattttcgcTTTCTTTCGAAACTTTCCTTTCAAAGCTTTTCTTCACCGCGTACTAATGCTTTATGTCGGTCGTTCTTTTTTGTTCCTCCTTCAAATTCTTTGAAAACATCCCCAATTTTTGGTTCATGTTgctttgtttttccattttttgtcattaatcgaaaaaatcatctaattataatgttttttcaagGAAACGGACAAATCGTTTACACTGACGTCGaatgaaatttctaataaaGGTGAAGACGttaattttacaaatgaatcaaattttgataacataatatttgaagaagacgacgacgatgatgatgatggaaggcatttgttagtgtagtgagggGATTTTTGGGCAAAAATATGGATCCAAATTACCAATAGTTAGTTGATGAACGCCTACAAATCCcgaatatcaattaaaattcattCCCAGacattttttctcgaaaatttgtGAGCTGTTAGTGATTAGTCTTGTGTTACTACATTTacaaaaactattcattattgTACAATTAATGATTTTCCTAAATGTTTGGCATCTGGTAAGTTTCCAGCAGTAATCTGCAAGTATCCTGGACTTTTATCTCTTGATGGCGGTTTTCTATTaatcatgaaatatttgttattgattgCATCCAAAATATCGGGCATGAAATCCAAATTAGAGTGTAGGACATTTATTTTCGAAGACATATTATATTCTGAAGCTAATTGATTAAGTCTTTGTAATTTTCCGCTGATATGGTTTCCTAGAAAATTCTGGACAACATCACAAAACATTTCCAGGCCGTTTTTACCAAATCGTTtaacttttcttcaaaatttgtaTCATTCATTTTCGTTCAGATATAAAAATCTTCTGCTACAAGCTTTAGGCGTAGTTTTACAAAATGTTTGAGCTCTAAATGCAACGGTGATAAAAATATGTCGTCAGGATTAACTGTAggataatttttaacatttggAACATACTTTCTTTGTGTACTGATTTTAAAATCTCCAAAAATTTTCCATACATGTTCAATGAATTaagttttttcatgttttcgaAGCGTTTTTCATATCAGAACCACTGAAGGGATATTTGTTCTCAACAAGCTAGGTTTTGAGGAGTTAATGACCAGCTTGGATCATACTCAATAGTCCCCACAggaatattattacaatattctAAATCATCtactttagaaaaatattagatcCTAAAAGTTCTAAATCTAGATAAGTTTGaatcattttgtataaataaatgcGGTTACTGAAAGTTGATGGTTCATAACTTGGATCACTTTTTTATCAGGTTGACTAAGAACAGAATCATGACTTTCTGCTTGATTTGGAGCCTTTGGAACTGTGCGGGATGGGTTTGTTTGAACTTGGTTGTGACGTCTTTTgtttgaatcaaacaaaaataacaatcactTACATAAACTTTTGATGTTATTGGTATACCAAAAGGCAAATGTCTAGTTTCTGGTTTAGCCCCATCTAAGAGCTTTGAGATATCTTGGTCAAAGAATAGAGCAGCAAAGGGCTGATCAACtggcttcgacttttggtgatgaagttTCATATTTAACCACCTGGTATTCCGAATTCAATCGACGTCGCACTCCGTTACAGgataaatttcgtgaaggtctTTCAAAATTTGCTGTTGTACTacaaaacatcgatgctgtgcgtaaactgacaTTGTAAGATCGTTTTGGAACATACCGTGGGATTGCaggaacatttggctgtcaaacaGATTTGGGTCTTACAAGAAGGGCcgaatccaacaaaagttgttcgcgcacgaagtaCCTCAAAGCAAACAACTTGACATGTCActaccgttccattagagcaacgtagcaGCTTTTGTTGGACAAAAATGTTAGAAGAAATCGTAGGAAACAAtagcagaagacgaatcattttccagCACGACAATGCGAAATCtcagttcaaaataaaaacgtttGGAGGTACCCCAATGCTTCggcaattggttcaaacgcttGTAAAAGTGTAGTGATCTTAATTGAGaagattttggaaaacaatctaattataaattgttGATTCGACGTCCAGAGCAGCTTTCACCGACTCTTCAGTGCCTAGAAATTTATATGAACCCTTAGAACAAGACATGGAAGATTGAAGCTACAGCAAAATTGATGTTTATTAGCTCGAAACTATTAGATACATCGTCATCATCAACAAGTCTCTCAATCCTGTGAATTATGCCTATCActtttggcgctttaaatcttttttatggggtggattactcctcgttttctaatttttattttctttacagTTTATCATCTATTTTGGCtgctttttttgttattttccattcttttcggttccggcattttgcttttcagttttctatattCATTGCTTTTATGTCCTGCtttatttcgtttctccaattttttctcGTCCTACATCTTCTCCTTGGCCGCAATGGGATAAATTGCGTTTAATTCTCATTATATGTCCAGTCCATTtgagtctttgtgcttttatgtatttCACTATATTTTGCTTCCCCAACTCTATCTCTATTTCTTATTTGTTAcgttattttgtgtttttgacgatataaaaaatataggaaTTTATGAAGATATcaaaagcaacaaaaataattttttgttgtatttgaaaatctgttttaattttcaaaattgtccTAATTTTACGATAAAGCCATAGGAAAGTTTTTCCTTAATCCAATTGGAAGATTTTTCTATTATCGTGAGCCAATtatcagggccggattaagatttataacgcccggggctaaaataatgacgaggcccccttaaggaattaaGGCAACCCggaaaaattaacagaaaataatataaatacataaaaaaatacagaatgttttccaATTGATGGGGAGCTCTTGGAACTGGGACCCGGGGCTATAGCCTTCCCCCAATCCTCTAGCTTTATCCCCCCTATTTAAACGTTTATTGgttatttttacattgaaataattgaacGATATACTCATAATAATGAATAGTAATTGAAACAACAAACTAcgaatgaagaaatttttaattacgtCGAAATACCTTGATCGAtcgaaattaaattaatagaacTGTTAAAAGTGgtcaaaaataaacatttggtATGCTTAGAGGTAAAACCATATTTTTCCTAGTGTTGAAATTGTACAGTCATAATAAAATCGATCGTTAAAACATCAATCATCGTCTCGTtacgaaattatataaatttagcACATTCTCAAGGAATTTGCTAAACAGCGtcataaatttgtaatttatttaaacacgtcattcaattggaaaaaaaaattcgtatagAGGAgcccaaaataataaaatttgggGCAATTTCTTCGCAACCCTTCAACTTGAGAGCTCTGTTTCCTTGGCAGGAGGGGGAAGTAATCTAGTCATCATTCTCTTCCTTCAGGTCCTTAAAGTccacaaatttttctttttcaactgCCTGCTTTTCTAGCTTCTTGATCTCTTTCCAAACAGGTGATTTTTTTGAGGACTTCGAAGCTTGTCTCGTCCCAAACTATATCCGATGGTGCTCGGAAGTTTTAATCTGCTAattgtttagaaaaatttatctaaaatttttcataaaacttgtcatttttaaagaaaagtaATATGACCAGTAAATTAACTAGTCCAATCAACGAGAAGGCAGATGTTGATGAAATCACGGGGGGTTGTTGTAGCTAGATTAAATTAAATGGGGATTTTGTATAAAGTTGACCGTAAAAGTTAGCAAAAACTAATAGTGAGGAAAGTTTGGATTAAATAAAACATGTAGCCGCAGTATCAATATCGAATACCTTGTTTTTAGCTTAGTTTCTGATCGTCGAAATCtagatttttcttttcagattactctatattttcaaaaaaaaaaccagaGGAACTGTTTATTTATCATCATTTCTAATCTTTTGGACATAGTATAATGAATGATATAATGTGGAAATTGTCTAGAGAGGTAGCTActaactttttgaatatttttacaaaataatctaaatattttctcaaattatcatagttttttataaccataagctgTACAGAGCTATAAATAAACGCTATAAAATGAAATGATCAAGCCTCTCGTTGTAAATGAAGGTTCGAACAATTCATCTTCTGATTTCGATTTGAAAGAAGtagtttttgtattaaaattattatttatgaacgtGACGATCTttaaaagtcaaattttaaaccCTTATATCTAAAAAGCCGGTATGAGTCCTCATGAACGCTGAAATCGATGGCTAGGACACATAAAACGGAtgtgaaaatatgaatgaagttggaaaaataacAGAGAAACCCTTTGGAAACTGGCCCAAAGGAAGACCATAAAATCTATGCGAAATTAAAGTCTTGATTAAGCGATTAATATACGTACCAAGACGGATAGTATTTACTGACtagttagaacaaaaaataatttattggagCTTGTAGCAAATTTCGGAAATTGTGAACTTTTATCAAACTAAAAATCCAATATTTCTggtaatgtttttattattatcatggAAACTACAATATAAGTGAAAAGgtaaatagaaaattcaaatcgTGTATGTAATTTGTGTTAACACACTTGGTTTAATAGAAATTTCTTAGAATTTGactaaaaaattcatcaaataaacatttttaagtgtttctatattctatatttgaattttctatttacCTTTTCACTTATAGTGTAGTTTCCCtgatgataatgaaaatatttctcgaAATATTGGATTTTTAGTTTgataatagttgaaaatttccaaaatttgctaCAAGctccaataaattattttttgttctaactaGTCAGTAAATACTATCCGTCTTGGTAcgtatatagatatatattcGGTTGTACATCCGAATTCCAATATCAAGATGAATTATTTATCGAGATATTTTTGTGGTAGAGGGTTGTCGGtcaaatatagaaacaccctgtataatgtaatcgttatttctataaatataagttttaatttattgttgaaGTTATATTAGTTAcattattagtaattttatatttaaataaaagaaaataaatgggTATTTGAGGTAAAACCGAGACGCTTACCATGATAACATCTCGAGATTAGTCAGTCAcataaagtgaaattttcgaAGGAGTAGAGGTACATCCCACACACGCCGATAAATATAATGTAGTCCCCGCCTGCATCTCGTCCTCTATCTATACCCAATATTCTAAGACCACATCCTAAACACATCTTTACTCACAGACGTCTCTTTAACTTCTACGAGAACagtatcatttaaaaattttcgagtTGTGTATAtaaaatcgacctttttgtatataaacttactgtatatatacaatatttgtGTATACATACAGTCGTTACGAGTGTTTGtaatataaagaagaaaatttaaattgtttagttTGAGTTAGTGTAAATGTTTAATTTATAATGAAGGAATCACAGTTAAATGAAGTCAGTAGTGCAGCGGTCGGTCCGGCGGTGCATCAAAACATCAACAACATACAACAGCATTTACATCAATTACATTTACATCAAAATCACACAGGAGTTATTTTATCGAACGATCAACCCCAAGAAACCACCACCACCACTACTAATACTAACCAAAACGAAGCGGATACTAAACCTACAAGCAGCGATAAAAAATCCGGTATACGTCGACAAGAAAAACCTCCCTATTCTTATATAGCTTTAATAGTAATGGCGATACAAAATTCACCGACGAAACGATTAACCCTTAGTGAAATTTATACGTTCCTACAACAAAGATTTCCTTTTTTCAGAGGTTCGTATCAAGGTTGGAAAAATTCCGTGCGACATAACCTCTCGTTAAACGaatgttttatcaaattacCAAAAGGATTAGGTCGGCCCGGTAAAGGACATTATTGGACAATCGATCCAGCTAGTGAATTTATGTTCGAAGAAGGTTCCTTCCGACGGCGACCTAGAGGTTTCCGAAGGAAATGTCAAGCTATGAAACCCCAATATCATCCCGGTACGTTTTTCACTAATAACATGGCCAATATGGTGAATCAAACTGCCACTTACGATCATCAAGCTCTTATCACTCAAGATTATAGTACTTGTTCTTATAATGGTGCGTCGCAAGTATCCGCGTCTCATTATGGAAGTTACGAATATCCATCGGTGTATCAACAACAATGTGATAGGGAATGGGGAGGCGCTACCGGGATTCTACCTTCTTATTCCGATAGTACTATTTCCAGTTCTTACATGAAAGCTCCTTTGAGTCCTATGAACGAAGGACAAGAAGCGCCATCGCCTGTAATGAACGAAAATTATTATCCTGCTTATGGAAGTATAACCTCCACTTCGGAAACCAGTAAGTACTTGTTTACATCTCAAATCcttgaaaaaattacttacttttgtcttttgaattattgaaatttttttctacgaaCGGCAAAcggaaaatcgaattttttcatcgGCCTTAACTCAGTTCTTGACTTAAGTATCATATATACAACGACCCAAAGGATTTATCGAGTTCCCTTTTCTAATTATAACACTGGGAATCCTTATCAGCGTTTACACATGAACTCTATTGAATTCTCCTTAGAAGGTTCAAGATGTGGAATGGTTTAGTTGCTAAAAGTccttgaaattttgttttccgtATTGCACtccaaagaaatataaaatgaaaagatttattttgaagaaaaaatacaaaaaatcatgtCCCATGACTGCTCTACGCAATGGGGAAAGTTTCAGCAGTAAATTTTCTCTCGCGACTCAAAAAACATCGTTTTTTCgtactttttatttgaaataaatttttttcttgggtCCACACGCCAAATTCTAGAAATCCTGCCTGTCTCAACCCCTATAGATCGTTCCAGTAACTGGTTTCACCCCCATTTACcttttttattagatattatcaaatatttaaaaaaaaacgtgtgattgtacattagaaattatttttctttaattgaggaaacacaaataaaatatttgtttatattttcaattctttaagtacgttgaaattaattttaacaaataattgaatataaaatttaaaacacgcAATTTACATGGATTTGtcttttgaattattgaaattttcacgtaaaaatgaagattttttgcACAAATATCTAGTTAAAACTAGATATcgatatataattttgataaagtattgataaatttcatgaAACGTTTGAATACATTCTTAAATTTTGACTTGCGTGGGGCAAAGCTTCGAAAAGACGcttaaaaacaagaaaaatttaccAGATTCGTACTACAAATAGCTAAAAATAGTTCATGTTTTTGAGTTTCGTGAATCCGATTATGTCgtttgtttttttggaaaaaccttggcaaaatcgaattttaagaaaaattttcgattaacattgagtaatcaattattataaataattatttaaatcgtaaaaatgtagacatagataatagataataagcAAGTGTTaactttttcatgaaaatatcaaaataatgtacAAAGCAGATATAAATTCCGAATCATTTATCGGCCAATCCCAAagatcgaaatttttttatcattacccataatttttgtaaattaaagaatttttttgttcaagatAATAaggttaattaaaaaattgaaactatatAAATTACAACATTTCAAATCAGCTTCCAAAAACTTCCAAGTCCACCTGAAATAGGTCGattattattcttaaattgacaatttatagtattgaaatattatctCAGTATCCAGCACCCTCTAAGAATTATAAACACCcccttgaaaattttaaaataaggaAGGGGACActttgttggaaagggattttagtctgctgttttttttttaaatttggtgcaatcacaactaagaaaatcaatttttaagatgtgaaattttgattttttacaaataattaaatgttaaaaatgaccACGATTCATTTCTCGACGATTTTGAAATTCTCGTACAACAATTTGTATGACCTCAGGAGCAATTTtgttatcctaacttttaaataatcaattttgtctggtctattaaaatatacattagATTTTAAATACCCCCTAAAAGAATTAATCGATAGGTTTGAAATCGGGGGGTCTAgccggccattcgatcgttcaaagtcttccaatccacctatttgGAAAAACCTCAttaaaaagtctttgtaatatCTAGTTAAACCTCACTATTAACTGTGtcttcaataaattatgattttgaGTGCGATCCA
Coding sequences:
- the LOC130899348 gene encoding forkhead box protein F1-like, giving the protein MKESQLNEVSSAAVGPAVHQNINNIQQHLHQLHLHQNHTGVILSNDQPQETTTTTTNTNQNEADTKPTSSDKKSGIRRQEKPPYSYIALIVMAIQNSPTKRLTLSEIYTFLQQRFPFFRGSYQGWKNSVRHNLSLNECFIKLPKGLGRPGKGHYWTIDPASEFMFEEGSFRRRPRGFRRKCQAMKPQYHPGTFFTNNMANMVNQTATYDHQALITQDYSTCSYNGASQVSASHYGSYEYPSVYQQQCDREWGGATGILPSYSDSTISSSYMKAPLSPMNEGQEAPSPVMNENYYPAYGSITSTSETMMRPPSNSIQAPQCDRKPYLSPPPPSIPTSLPSPPAANTPHTYYEPTVKYNM